One window of the Athene noctua chromosome 5, bAthNoc1.hap1.1, whole genome shotgun sequence genome contains the following:
- the F3 gene encoding tissue factor, which yields MLRAAGGGGGALLLSALLWRLGAAGNPELPTAVNITWSSINFKTILQWQPKPSGYFYTVEIHGQISDTKKKCILTTETECDVTDALRNVKETYTAHILSVTSSGIDNFEEPPFAASEKFTPYNQTVLGKPEIQNYTQKGSKLDVVFQDPLTPYTFPNGSFQSIRDIFQHDLEYKLYYWKDQSSGKKDVTTKSHKFEVSVDSTKNYCFYIQGIIPSRRENRNGQESTVLCTSVGRNILDEYGAEVFIIIAVIVIAIITLAIVLSVILCKRKKAKAAREKEPLNGV from the exons ATGCTGCGCGccgccggaggaggaggaggggcccTGCTGCTGAGCGCCCTGCTGTGGCGCCTGGGCGCCGCCG GCAATCCAGAACTACCAACAGCAGTTAATATAACTTGGTCTTCAATCAATTTTAAAACTATACTACAGTGGCAACCCAAACCATCAGGTTACTTCTATACAGTAGAAATACACGG ACAGATATCggacaccaaaaaaaaatgtatattgacAACAGAAACAGAATGTGATGTTACTGATGCACTCAGGAACGTAAAAGAGACCTACACAGCACACATACTGTCTGTAACATCCTCGGGGATAGATAACTTCGAAGAACCACCTTTTGCAGCCTCTGAAAAATTTACACCTTATAATCAGA CTGTTCTCGGAAAACCGGAGATACAGAATTACACACAAAAAGGCTCCAAACTGGATGTTGTGTTCCAAGATCCACTTACACCGTACACATTTCCTAATGGAAGTTTTCAAAGTATTCGAGATATTTTCCAACATGACCTGGAATACAAACTCTATTACTGGAAAGATCAAAGTTCTGGAAAG aaagATGTAACAACAAAAAGCCATAAATTTGAAGTAAGCGTTGACAGCACAAAAAACTATTGCTTCTACATACAGGGAATCATTCCCTCCCGCAGAGAAAACCGTAATGGTCAAGAAAGCACTGTGCTTTGTACCAGTGTAGGAAGAAATATCTTAGATG AATATGGAGCAGAGGTGTTTATCATCATAGCAGTGATAGTGATTGCAATCATCACTCTTGCCATTGTCCTGTCAGTGATCCTGTGTAAACgcaagaaagcaaaagctgcaagAGAAAAGGAACCACTTAATGGTGTCTAA